The following proteins are encoded in a genomic region of Sebastes fasciatus isolate fSebFas1 chromosome 12, fSebFas1.pri, whole genome shotgun sequence:
- the LOC141778748 gene encoding cell adhesion molecule CEACAM5-like isoform X3 translates to MDILPLLCIVSAAFTGLTKGAGLLPDGRLHRAVGETVMFTTRLTPPETPFRSVNWKFGDKNIITYSGVNNIAPEYEDRITFFLSTGSLELRNLTLNDSGEYSVNITPFGGQQEDGNTRLYVYVPVSNITVTASSTDLVEFNSSVRLSCSSSGSALSFLWLNGSSEVTASDRVQLTDGNSTLTIVNVTRYDQGPFRCHVFNLVSNGTSGPIYFNISYGPENINLTISPSQEYFVEGSNISLSCSADSRPSAHFQWFLNGDLQSDTESELRLMNIQTSQSGNYSCQAFNSKTLRYVTSQPAAISVLKRVANVVVTSNTTDLLEFNSSVSLSCSSSGTFLSFLWLNSSSEVTESDRVQLSDGGSTLTIVSVTRYDQGPFRCHVFNPVSNGTSDPVNLTINYGPENMNLIISPSQEHYVEGSDISLMCSAVSRPSAQFQWFLNGNLLSDTGPELRLMNIQMSQSGNYSCRAFNSKTMRYITSQPAAISVLKRVANVVVTSNTTDLLEFNSSVSLSCASSGLFLSFLWLNSSSEVTESDRVQFTDGGSTLTIVSVTRYDQGPFRCHVFNPVSNGTSDPVNLTINYGPENINLIISPSQEHYVEGSDISLMCSAVSIPSAQFQWFLNGNLLSDTEPELRLMNIQMSQSGNYSCQAFNNKTMRYEKSQPSVVSVVLERISDASITSSTNLTIEGNSVNLTCDAAGSVFTRKWMKGGSDLIPAVNMTLHDNNRVLSFSSLNKQDDGEYSCNVSNPVSNDEASFTMDVYYGPDNVQISGPNEIHSKETLTLTCSAESVPASYTWTLNGKKIHYSAVYTKNNTEPSDSGNYTCEVMNNITKRTSSSAAHGLTVTDGNGGLSAGAIAGIVIACLVILSAVAGGGYYIYKKKKKPKKLFIQNTTTRTGGEGQDNTAYSGNQISVFSIKKMVGQSSWGYQVTHQTTLRSE, encoded by the exons ATGGATATTTTACCTTTACTTTGTATCGTCTCTGCAGCTTTCACAG GTTTAACCAAAGGAGCTGGTCTGTTGCCAGACGGTCGTCTGCATAGAGCTGTGGGAGAGACTGTGATGTTCACCACAAGACTGACTCCACCAGAAACACCATTTAGATCAGTGAACTGGAAATTTGGTGATAAAAATATAATCACTTATAGTGGTGTAAACAACATTGCACCAGAGTATGAAGACAGGATCACCTTCTTCTTGTCTACTGGATCTCTGGAGCTCAGGAATCTGACTCTTAATGACAGTGGAGAATACAGCGTTAACATTACTCCATTTGGAGGACAACAGGAGGATGGGAACACAAGACTGTACGTTTATG TGCCAGTTTCCAATATAACGGTAACTGCCAGCAGCACAGATTTGGTGGAGTTCAACagctctgtccgtctgtcctgctcctcctctggatccgctctctctttcctctggcTGAACGGCAGCTCTGAGGTTACAGCCAGCGACAGAGTTCAGCTCACTGATGGAAACTCCACTCTCACTATAGTTAACGTGACCCGCTACGACCAGGGACCATTCAGGTGTCATGTGTTCAATCTCGTCAGTAATGGCACCAGTGGTCCAATTTACTTCAACATCAGCT ACGGCCctgaaaatattaatttgaCCATATCTCCGTCACAAGAATACTTTGTGGAAGGGTCAAACATCAGCCTGTCCTGCTCAGCTGACTCCAGACCTTCTGCCCATTTTCAGTGGTTTCTGAATGGAGACCTGCAGTCTGATACTGAATCAGAGCTCAGACTGATGAACATTCAGACGAGTCAGAGTGGGAACTACAGCTGTCAGGCCTTTAACAGCAAAACTCTGAGATATGTAACTTCTCAGCCTGCAGCCATCTCTGTACTGA AGCGTGTTGCCAATGTTGTGGTAACTTCGAACACAACAGACTTGTTGGAGTTCAACAGTTCTGTTAGTctgtcctgctcctcctctggaaccttcctctctttcctctggcTGAACAGCAGCTCTGAGGTTACAGAAAGTGACAGAGTTCAGCTCTCTGATGGAGGCTCCACTCTCACTATAGTCAGTGTGACCCGCTACGACCAGGGACCATTCAGGTGTCATGTGTTTAATCCTGTAAGCAATGGCACCAGTGATCCAGTAAACCTCACCATCAACT ATGGCCCAGAAAATATGAATTTGATAATATCTCCGTCACAAGAGCACTATGTTGAAGGGTCAGACATCAGCCTGATGTGCTCAGCTGTCTCCAGACCTTCTGCCCAGTTTCAGTGGTTTCTGAATGGAAACCTGCTGTCTGATACTGGACCAGAGCTCAGACTGATGAACATTCAGATGAGTCAGAGTGGGAACTACAGCTGTCGGGCCTTTAACAGCAAAACTATGAGATATATAACTTCTCAGCCTGCAGCCATCTCTGTACTGA AGCGTGTTGCCAATGTTGTGGTAACTTCAAACACAACAGACTTGTTGGAGTTCAACAGCTCTGTCAGTCTGTCCTGCGCCTCCTCTggactcttcctctctttcctctggcTGAACAGCAGCTCTGAGGTTACAGAAAGTGACAGAGTTCAGTTCACTGATGGAGGCTCCACTCTCACTATAGTCAGTGTGACCCGCTATGACCAGGGACCATTCAGGTGTCATGTGTTTAATCCTGTAAGCAATGGCACCAGTGATCCAGTAAACCTCACCATCAACT ATGGCCCAGAAAATATTAATTTGATAATATCTCCGTCACAAGAGCACTATGTTGAAGGGTCAGACATCAGCCTGATGTGCTCAGCTGTCTCCATACCTTCTGCCCAGTTTCAGTGGTTTCTGAATGGAAACCTGCTGTCTGATACTGAACCAGAGCTCAGACTGATGAACATTCAGATGAGTCAGAGTGGGAACTACAGCTGTCAGGCCTTTAACAACAAAACTATGAGATATGAAAAGTCTCAGCCGTCCGTTGTCTCTGTTGTACTGG AGAGAATATCTGATGCTTCAATTACATCGTCAACAAACCTGACAATTGAGGGGAACTCGGTCAACTTAACCTGTGATGCTGCTGGCTCTGTGTTTACCAGAAAGTGGATGAAGGGAGGCTCAGATCTGATCCCGGCTGTAAACATGACCCTTCACGACAATAACAGAGTGCTGTCTTTTAGCAGTCTGAATAAACAAGACGATGGAGAATATTCCTGTAATGTCAGCAACCCCGTCAGCAACGATGAAGCTAGTTTCACCATGGATGTTTACT ATGGACCAGACAATGTTCAAATCAGCGGTCCAAATGAGATTCATTCGAAAGAGACCTTAACATTAACCTGCTCTGCTGAGTCTGTACCTGCTAGTTACACCTGGACACTGAATGGGAAAAAGATACACTATTCTGCTGTTTAtactaaaaacaacactgaaCCTTCTGACAGTGGAAACTACACCTGTGAAGTGATGAATAATATAACTAAGAGAACATCATCATCCGCGGCCCACGGACTGACTGTCACAG ACGGGAATGGAGGTCTTTCAGCTGGTGCCATTGCTGGAATAGTTATCGCGTGTTTAGTAATACTTTCTGCAGTAGCTGGTGGAGggtattatatttataaaaaaaa AAAGAAGCCGAAAAAACTCTTTATTCAAAACACTACCACCAGAACCG GAGGTGAAGGCCAGGACAACACCGCATACTCAGGAAATCAG ATATCAGTGTTTTCCATAAAAAAGATGGTGGGACAGTCCAGCTGGGGTTACCAAGTAACACATCAGACTACGCTGAGGTCCGAGTGA
- the LOC141778748 gene encoding cell adhesion molecule CEACAM5-like isoform X4, translated as MDILPLLCIVSAAFTGLTKGAGLLPDGRLHRAVGETVMFTTRLTPPETPFRSVNWKFGDKNIITYSGVNNIAPEYEDRITFFLSTGSLELRNLTLNDSGEYSVNITPFGGQQEDGNTRLYVYVPVSNITVTASSTDLVEFNSSVRLSCSSSGSALSFLWLNGSSEVTASDRVQLTDGNSTLTIVNVTRYDQGPFRCHVFNLVSNGTSGPIYFNISYGPENINLTISPSQEYFVEGSNISLSCSADSRPSAHFQWFLNGDLQSDTESELRLMNIQTSQSGNYSCQAFNSKTLRYVTSQPAAISVLKRVANVVVTSNTTDLLEFNSSVSLSCSSSGTFLSFLWLNSSSEVTESDRVQLSDGGSTLTIVSVTRYDQGPFRCHVFNPVSNGTSDPVNLTINYGPENMNLIISPSQEHYVEGSDISLMCSAVSRPSAQFQWFLNGNLLSDTGPELRLMNIQMSQSGNYSCRAFNSKTMRYITSQPAAISVLKRVANVVVTSNTTDLLEFNSSVSLSCASSGLFLSFLWLNSSSEVTESDRVQFTDGGSTLTIVSVTRYDQGPFRCHVFNPVSNGTSDPVNLTINYGPENINLIISPSQEHYVEGSDISLMCSAVSIPSAQFQWFLNGNLLSDTEPELRLMNIQMSQSGNYSCQAFNNKTMRYEKSQPSVVSVVLERISDASITSSTNLTIEGNSVNLTCDAAGSVFTRKWMKGGSDLIPAVNMTLHDNNRVLSFSSLNKQDDGEYSCNVSNPVSNDEASFTMDVYYGPDNVQISGPNEIHSKETLTLTCSAESVPASYTWTLNGKKIHYSAVYTKNNTEPSDSGNYTCEVMNNITKRTSSSAAHGLTVTERSRKNSLFKTLPPEPEVKARTTPHTQEIRYQCFP; from the exons ATGGATATTTTACCTTTACTTTGTATCGTCTCTGCAGCTTTCACAG GTTTAACCAAAGGAGCTGGTCTGTTGCCAGACGGTCGTCTGCATAGAGCTGTGGGAGAGACTGTGATGTTCACCACAAGACTGACTCCACCAGAAACACCATTTAGATCAGTGAACTGGAAATTTGGTGATAAAAATATAATCACTTATAGTGGTGTAAACAACATTGCACCAGAGTATGAAGACAGGATCACCTTCTTCTTGTCTACTGGATCTCTGGAGCTCAGGAATCTGACTCTTAATGACAGTGGAGAATACAGCGTTAACATTACTCCATTTGGAGGACAACAGGAGGATGGGAACACAAGACTGTACGTTTATG TGCCAGTTTCCAATATAACGGTAACTGCCAGCAGCACAGATTTGGTGGAGTTCAACagctctgtccgtctgtcctgctcctcctctggatccgctctctctttcctctggcTGAACGGCAGCTCTGAGGTTACAGCCAGCGACAGAGTTCAGCTCACTGATGGAAACTCCACTCTCACTATAGTTAACGTGACCCGCTACGACCAGGGACCATTCAGGTGTCATGTGTTCAATCTCGTCAGTAATGGCACCAGTGGTCCAATTTACTTCAACATCAGCT ACGGCCctgaaaatattaatttgaCCATATCTCCGTCACAAGAATACTTTGTGGAAGGGTCAAACATCAGCCTGTCCTGCTCAGCTGACTCCAGACCTTCTGCCCATTTTCAGTGGTTTCTGAATGGAGACCTGCAGTCTGATACTGAATCAGAGCTCAGACTGATGAACATTCAGACGAGTCAGAGTGGGAACTACAGCTGTCAGGCCTTTAACAGCAAAACTCTGAGATATGTAACTTCTCAGCCTGCAGCCATCTCTGTACTGA AGCGTGTTGCCAATGTTGTGGTAACTTCGAACACAACAGACTTGTTGGAGTTCAACAGTTCTGTTAGTctgtcctgctcctcctctggaaccttcctctctttcctctggcTGAACAGCAGCTCTGAGGTTACAGAAAGTGACAGAGTTCAGCTCTCTGATGGAGGCTCCACTCTCACTATAGTCAGTGTGACCCGCTACGACCAGGGACCATTCAGGTGTCATGTGTTTAATCCTGTAAGCAATGGCACCAGTGATCCAGTAAACCTCACCATCAACT ATGGCCCAGAAAATATGAATTTGATAATATCTCCGTCACAAGAGCACTATGTTGAAGGGTCAGACATCAGCCTGATGTGCTCAGCTGTCTCCAGACCTTCTGCCCAGTTTCAGTGGTTTCTGAATGGAAACCTGCTGTCTGATACTGGACCAGAGCTCAGACTGATGAACATTCAGATGAGTCAGAGTGGGAACTACAGCTGTCGGGCCTTTAACAGCAAAACTATGAGATATATAACTTCTCAGCCTGCAGCCATCTCTGTACTGA AGCGTGTTGCCAATGTTGTGGTAACTTCAAACACAACAGACTTGTTGGAGTTCAACAGCTCTGTCAGTCTGTCCTGCGCCTCCTCTggactcttcctctctttcctctggcTGAACAGCAGCTCTGAGGTTACAGAAAGTGACAGAGTTCAGTTCACTGATGGAGGCTCCACTCTCACTATAGTCAGTGTGACCCGCTATGACCAGGGACCATTCAGGTGTCATGTGTTTAATCCTGTAAGCAATGGCACCAGTGATCCAGTAAACCTCACCATCAACT ATGGCCCAGAAAATATTAATTTGATAATATCTCCGTCACAAGAGCACTATGTTGAAGGGTCAGACATCAGCCTGATGTGCTCAGCTGTCTCCATACCTTCTGCCCAGTTTCAGTGGTTTCTGAATGGAAACCTGCTGTCTGATACTGAACCAGAGCTCAGACTGATGAACATTCAGATGAGTCAGAGTGGGAACTACAGCTGTCAGGCCTTTAACAACAAAACTATGAGATATGAAAAGTCTCAGCCGTCCGTTGTCTCTGTTGTACTGG AGAGAATATCTGATGCTTCAATTACATCGTCAACAAACCTGACAATTGAGGGGAACTCGGTCAACTTAACCTGTGATGCTGCTGGCTCTGTGTTTACCAGAAAGTGGATGAAGGGAGGCTCAGATCTGATCCCGGCTGTAAACATGACCCTTCACGACAATAACAGAGTGCTGTCTTTTAGCAGTCTGAATAAACAAGACGATGGAGAATATTCCTGTAATGTCAGCAACCCCGTCAGCAACGATGAAGCTAGTTTCACCATGGATGTTTACT ATGGACCAGACAATGTTCAAATCAGCGGTCCAAATGAGATTCATTCGAAAGAGACCTTAACATTAACCTGCTCTGCTGAGTCTGTACCTGCTAGTTACACCTGGACACTGAATGGGAAAAAGATACACTATTCTGCTGTTTAtactaaaaacaacactgaaCCTTCTGACAGTGGAAACTACACCTGTGAAGTGATGAATAATATAACTAAGAGAACATCATCATCCGCGGCCCACGGACTGACTGTCACAG AAAGAAGCCGAAAAAACTCTTTATTCAAAACACTACCACCAGAACCG GAGGTGAAGGCCAGGACAACACCGCATACTCAGGAAATCAG ATATCAGTGTTTTCCATAA
- the LOC141778748 gene encoding cell adhesion molecule CEACAM5-like isoform X6: MDILPLLCIVSAAFTGLTKGAGLLPDGRLHRAVGETVMFTTRLTPPETPFRSVNWKFGDKNIITYSGVNNIAPEYEDRITFFLSTGSLELRNLTLNDSGEYSVNITPFGGQQEDGNTRLYVYVPVSNITVTASSTDLVEFNSSVRLSCSSSGSALSFLWLNGSSEVTASDRVQLTDGNSTLTIVNVTRYDQGPFRCHVFNLVSNGTSGPIYFNISYGPENINLTISPSQEYFVEGSNISLSCSADSRPSAHFQWFLNGDLQSDTESELRLMNIQTSQSGNYSCQAFNSKTLRYVTSQPAAISVLKRVANVVVTSNTTDLLEFNSSVSLSCSSSGTFLSFLWLNSSSEVTESDRVQLSDGGSTLTIVSVTRYDQGPFRCHVFNPVSNGTSDPVNLTINYGPENMNLIISPSQEHYVEGSDISLMCSAVSRPSAQFQWFLNGNLLSDTGPELRLMNIQMSQSGNYSCRAFNSKTMRYITSQPAAISVLKRVANVVVTSNTTDLLEFNSSVSLSCASSGLFLSFLWLNSSSEVTESDRVQFTDGGSTLTIVSVTRYDQGPFRCHVFNPVSNGTSDPVNLTINYGPENINLIISPSQEHYVEGSDISLMCSAVSIPSAQFQWFLNGNLLSDTEPELRLMNIQMSQSGNYSCQAFNNKTMRYEKSQPSVVSVVLERISDASITSSTNLTIEGNSVNLTCDAAGSVFTRKWMKGGSDLIPAVNMTLHDNNRVLSFSSLNKQDDGEYSCNVSNPVSNDEASFTMDVYYGPDNVQISGPNEIHSKETLTLTCSAESVPASYTWTLNGKKIHYSAVYTKNNTEPSDSGNYTCEVMNNITKRTSSSAAHGLTVTERSRKNSLFKTLPPEPEVKARTTPHTQEIS; the protein is encoded by the exons ATGGATATTTTACCTTTACTTTGTATCGTCTCTGCAGCTTTCACAG GTTTAACCAAAGGAGCTGGTCTGTTGCCAGACGGTCGTCTGCATAGAGCTGTGGGAGAGACTGTGATGTTCACCACAAGACTGACTCCACCAGAAACACCATTTAGATCAGTGAACTGGAAATTTGGTGATAAAAATATAATCACTTATAGTGGTGTAAACAACATTGCACCAGAGTATGAAGACAGGATCACCTTCTTCTTGTCTACTGGATCTCTGGAGCTCAGGAATCTGACTCTTAATGACAGTGGAGAATACAGCGTTAACATTACTCCATTTGGAGGACAACAGGAGGATGGGAACACAAGACTGTACGTTTATG TGCCAGTTTCCAATATAACGGTAACTGCCAGCAGCACAGATTTGGTGGAGTTCAACagctctgtccgtctgtcctgctcctcctctggatccgctctctctttcctctggcTGAACGGCAGCTCTGAGGTTACAGCCAGCGACAGAGTTCAGCTCACTGATGGAAACTCCACTCTCACTATAGTTAACGTGACCCGCTACGACCAGGGACCATTCAGGTGTCATGTGTTCAATCTCGTCAGTAATGGCACCAGTGGTCCAATTTACTTCAACATCAGCT ACGGCCctgaaaatattaatttgaCCATATCTCCGTCACAAGAATACTTTGTGGAAGGGTCAAACATCAGCCTGTCCTGCTCAGCTGACTCCAGACCTTCTGCCCATTTTCAGTGGTTTCTGAATGGAGACCTGCAGTCTGATACTGAATCAGAGCTCAGACTGATGAACATTCAGACGAGTCAGAGTGGGAACTACAGCTGTCAGGCCTTTAACAGCAAAACTCTGAGATATGTAACTTCTCAGCCTGCAGCCATCTCTGTACTGA AGCGTGTTGCCAATGTTGTGGTAACTTCGAACACAACAGACTTGTTGGAGTTCAACAGTTCTGTTAGTctgtcctgctcctcctctggaaccttcctctctttcctctggcTGAACAGCAGCTCTGAGGTTACAGAAAGTGACAGAGTTCAGCTCTCTGATGGAGGCTCCACTCTCACTATAGTCAGTGTGACCCGCTACGACCAGGGACCATTCAGGTGTCATGTGTTTAATCCTGTAAGCAATGGCACCAGTGATCCAGTAAACCTCACCATCAACT ATGGCCCAGAAAATATGAATTTGATAATATCTCCGTCACAAGAGCACTATGTTGAAGGGTCAGACATCAGCCTGATGTGCTCAGCTGTCTCCAGACCTTCTGCCCAGTTTCAGTGGTTTCTGAATGGAAACCTGCTGTCTGATACTGGACCAGAGCTCAGACTGATGAACATTCAGATGAGTCAGAGTGGGAACTACAGCTGTCGGGCCTTTAACAGCAAAACTATGAGATATATAACTTCTCAGCCTGCAGCCATCTCTGTACTGA AGCGTGTTGCCAATGTTGTGGTAACTTCAAACACAACAGACTTGTTGGAGTTCAACAGCTCTGTCAGTCTGTCCTGCGCCTCCTCTggactcttcctctctttcctctggcTGAACAGCAGCTCTGAGGTTACAGAAAGTGACAGAGTTCAGTTCACTGATGGAGGCTCCACTCTCACTATAGTCAGTGTGACCCGCTATGACCAGGGACCATTCAGGTGTCATGTGTTTAATCCTGTAAGCAATGGCACCAGTGATCCAGTAAACCTCACCATCAACT ATGGCCCAGAAAATATTAATTTGATAATATCTCCGTCACAAGAGCACTATGTTGAAGGGTCAGACATCAGCCTGATGTGCTCAGCTGTCTCCATACCTTCTGCCCAGTTTCAGTGGTTTCTGAATGGAAACCTGCTGTCTGATACTGAACCAGAGCTCAGACTGATGAACATTCAGATGAGTCAGAGTGGGAACTACAGCTGTCAGGCCTTTAACAACAAAACTATGAGATATGAAAAGTCTCAGCCGTCCGTTGTCTCTGTTGTACTGG AGAGAATATCTGATGCTTCAATTACATCGTCAACAAACCTGACAATTGAGGGGAACTCGGTCAACTTAACCTGTGATGCTGCTGGCTCTGTGTTTACCAGAAAGTGGATGAAGGGAGGCTCAGATCTGATCCCGGCTGTAAACATGACCCTTCACGACAATAACAGAGTGCTGTCTTTTAGCAGTCTGAATAAACAAGACGATGGAGAATATTCCTGTAATGTCAGCAACCCCGTCAGCAACGATGAAGCTAGTTTCACCATGGATGTTTACT ATGGACCAGACAATGTTCAAATCAGCGGTCCAAATGAGATTCATTCGAAAGAGACCTTAACATTAACCTGCTCTGCTGAGTCTGTACCTGCTAGTTACACCTGGACACTGAATGGGAAAAAGATACACTATTCTGCTGTTTAtactaaaaacaacactgaaCCTTCTGACAGTGGAAACTACACCTGTGAAGTGATGAATAATATAACTAAGAGAACATCATCATCCGCGGCCCACGGACTGACTGTCACAG AAAGAAGCCGAAAAAACTCTTTATTCAAAACACTACCACCAGAACCG GAGGTGAAGGCCAGGACAACACCGCATACTCAGGAAATCAG CTGA
- the LOC141778748 gene encoding cell adhesion molecule CEACAM5-like isoform X5, producing MDILPLLCIVSAAFTGLTKGAGLLPDGRLHRAVGETVMFTTRLTPPETPFRSVNWKFGDKNIITYSGVNNIAPEYEDRITFFLSTGSLELRNLTLNDSGEYSVNITPFGGQQEDGNTRLYVYVPVSNITVTASSTDLVEFNSSVRLSCSSSGSALSFLWLNGSSEVTASDRVQLTDGNSTLTIVNVTRYDQGPFRCHVFNLVSNGTSGPIYFNISYGPENINLTISPSQEYFVEGSNISLSCSADSRPSAHFQWFLNGDLQSDTESELRLMNIQTSQSGNYSCQAFNSKTLRYVTSQPAAISVLKRVANVVVTSNTTDLLEFNSSVSLSCSSSGTFLSFLWLNSSSEVTESDRVQLSDGGSTLTIVSVTRYDQGPFRCHVFNPVSNGTSDPVNLTINYGPENMNLIISPSQEHYVEGSDISLMCSAVSRPSAQFQWFLNGNLLSDTGPELRLMNIQMSQSGNYSCRAFNSKTMRYITSQPAAISVLKRVANVVVTSNTTDLLEFNSSVSLSCASSGLFLSFLWLNSSSEVTESDRVQFTDGGSTLTIVSVTRYDQGPFRCHVFNPVSNGTSDPVNLTINYGPENINLIISPSQEHYVEGSDISLMCSAVSIPSAQFQWFLNGNLLSDTEPELRLMNIQMSQSGNYSCQAFNNKTMRYEKSQPSVVSVVLERISDASITSSTNLTIEGNSVNLTCDAAGSVFTRKWMKGGSDLIPAVNMTLHDNNRVLSFSSLNKQDDGEYSCNVSNPVSNDEASFTMDVYYGPDNVQISGPNEIHSKETLTLTCSAESVPASYTWTLNGKKIHYSAVYTKNNTEPSDSGNYTCEVMNNITKRTSSSAAHGLTVTERSRKNSLFKTLPPEPEVKARTTPHTQEIRS from the exons ATGGATATTTTACCTTTACTTTGTATCGTCTCTGCAGCTTTCACAG GTTTAACCAAAGGAGCTGGTCTGTTGCCAGACGGTCGTCTGCATAGAGCTGTGGGAGAGACTGTGATGTTCACCACAAGACTGACTCCACCAGAAACACCATTTAGATCAGTGAACTGGAAATTTGGTGATAAAAATATAATCACTTATAGTGGTGTAAACAACATTGCACCAGAGTATGAAGACAGGATCACCTTCTTCTTGTCTACTGGATCTCTGGAGCTCAGGAATCTGACTCTTAATGACAGTGGAGAATACAGCGTTAACATTACTCCATTTGGAGGACAACAGGAGGATGGGAACACAAGACTGTACGTTTATG TGCCAGTTTCCAATATAACGGTAACTGCCAGCAGCACAGATTTGGTGGAGTTCAACagctctgtccgtctgtcctgctcctcctctggatccgctctctctttcctctggcTGAACGGCAGCTCTGAGGTTACAGCCAGCGACAGAGTTCAGCTCACTGATGGAAACTCCACTCTCACTATAGTTAACGTGACCCGCTACGACCAGGGACCATTCAGGTGTCATGTGTTCAATCTCGTCAGTAATGGCACCAGTGGTCCAATTTACTTCAACATCAGCT ACGGCCctgaaaatattaatttgaCCATATCTCCGTCACAAGAATACTTTGTGGAAGGGTCAAACATCAGCCTGTCCTGCTCAGCTGACTCCAGACCTTCTGCCCATTTTCAGTGGTTTCTGAATGGAGACCTGCAGTCTGATACTGAATCAGAGCTCAGACTGATGAACATTCAGACGAGTCAGAGTGGGAACTACAGCTGTCAGGCCTTTAACAGCAAAACTCTGAGATATGTAACTTCTCAGCCTGCAGCCATCTCTGTACTGA AGCGTGTTGCCAATGTTGTGGTAACTTCGAACACAACAGACTTGTTGGAGTTCAACAGTTCTGTTAGTctgtcctgctcctcctctggaaccttcctctctttcctctggcTGAACAGCAGCTCTGAGGTTACAGAAAGTGACAGAGTTCAGCTCTCTGATGGAGGCTCCACTCTCACTATAGTCAGTGTGACCCGCTACGACCAGGGACCATTCAGGTGTCATGTGTTTAATCCTGTAAGCAATGGCACCAGTGATCCAGTAAACCTCACCATCAACT ATGGCCCAGAAAATATGAATTTGATAATATCTCCGTCACAAGAGCACTATGTTGAAGGGTCAGACATCAGCCTGATGTGCTCAGCTGTCTCCAGACCTTCTGCCCAGTTTCAGTGGTTTCTGAATGGAAACCTGCTGTCTGATACTGGACCAGAGCTCAGACTGATGAACATTCAGATGAGTCAGAGTGGGAACTACAGCTGTCGGGCCTTTAACAGCAAAACTATGAGATATATAACTTCTCAGCCTGCAGCCATCTCTGTACTGA AGCGTGTTGCCAATGTTGTGGTAACTTCAAACACAACAGACTTGTTGGAGTTCAACAGCTCTGTCAGTCTGTCCTGCGCCTCCTCTggactcttcctctctttcctctggcTGAACAGCAGCTCTGAGGTTACAGAAAGTGACAGAGTTCAGTTCACTGATGGAGGCTCCACTCTCACTATAGTCAGTGTGACCCGCTATGACCAGGGACCATTCAGGTGTCATGTGTTTAATCCTGTAAGCAATGGCACCAGTGATCCAGTAAACCTCACCATCAACT ATGGCCCAGAAAATATTAATTTGATAATATCTCCGTCACAAGAGCACTATGTTGAAGGGTCAGACATCAGCCTGATGTGCTCAGCTGTCTCCATACCTTCTGCCCAGTTTCAGTGGTTTCTGAATGGAAACCTGCTGTCTGATACTGAACCAGAGCTCAGACTGATGAACATTCAGATGAGTCAGAGTGGGAACTACAGCTGTCAGGCCTTTAACAACAAAACTATGAGATATGAAAAGTCTCAGCCGTCCGTTGTCTCTGTTGTACTGG AGAGAATATCTGATGCTTCAATTACATCGTCAACAAACCTGACAATTGAGGGGAACTCGGTCAACTTAACCTGTGATGCTGCTGGCTCTGTGTTTACCAGAAAGTGGATGAAGGGAGGCTCAGATCTGATCCCGGCTGTAAACATGACCCTTCACGACAATAACAGAGTGCTGTCTTTTAGCAGTCTGAATAAACAAGACGATGGAGAATATTCCTGTAATGTCAGCAACCCCGTCAGCAACGATGAAGCTAGTTTCACCATGGATGTTTACT ATGGACCAGACAATGTTCAAATCAGCGGTCCAAATGAGATTCATTCGAAAGAGACCTTAACATTAACCTGCTCTGCTGAGTCTGTACCTGCTAGTTACACCTGGACACTGAATGGGAAAAAGATACACTATTCTGCTGTTTAtactaaaaacaacactgaaCCTTCTGACAGTGGAAACTACACCTGTGAAGTGATGAATAATATAACTAAGAGAACATCATCATCCGCGGCCCACGGACTGACTGTCACAG AAAGAAGCCGAAAAAACTCTTTATTCAAAACACTACCACCAGAACCG GAGGTGAAGGCCAGGACAACACCGCATACTCAGGAAATCAG gAGCTGA